One genomic segment of Amycolatopsis sp. Hca4 includes these proteins:
- a CDS encoding discoidin domain-containing protein: protein MEISRRTFIGSAAAASAWGALSLAGAPGVAYAASPPGDVVGKVTVGYQGWFACAGDGAPIGGWWHWSQDWSRTPSPDNNVIRAWPDMREYTRKYPTAYQNFGSGEPATLFSSYDQQTVDTHFLWMQQNGCDTAALQRFNPNSSEGATRDAMAAKVRSAAESHGRKFYIMYDVTGWANMQPEIKTDWTAKMSAHTASPAYARQNGKPVVCIWGFGYNDANHPWDAAACLDVVNWFKGQGCYVIGGVPREWRSGTGGSRPGFSDVYHAFDMISPWMVGAIGTAADSDWMYTNMNVPDVAECAAHGIDYQPCVLPGDVSARQRAHGDFMWRQFYNMIRAGAQGLYISMFDEYGEGNQIAKTAENASMTPAGSGLLALDEDGTPCSSDYYLRLTADGGRMLKGQLPLTAVRPTSPGLPTNSGTDLARGRATTESSHTQGYSSGNAVDGNSGTYWESTNKAFPQWIQVDLGVVTAVSRIVLGLPPVSAWAARTQTLSISGSANGGTFTTLAGPAGYTFDPARGNSVTVGVPSTNTRYVRITFTANTGWPAGQLAQFEVYA, encoded by the coding sequence ATGGAGATCTCCCGGAGAACCTTCATCGGCTCGGCGGCGGCGGCATCGGCGTGGGGAGCGCTGTCCTTGGCGGGCGCACCAGGCGTCGCGTACGCCGCCAGCCCGCCCGGCGATGTCGTCGGCAAGGTCACCGTCGGCTACCAGGGATGGTTCGCCTGCGCCGGGGATGGCGCCCCGATCGGCGGCTGGTGGCACTGGAGCCAAGACTGGAGCCGGACGCCGTCGCCGGACAACAACGTGATCCGGGCGTGGCCGGACATGCGTGAGTACACCCGCAAGTACCCGACCGCGTATCAGAACTTCGGCAGCGGCGAGCCGGCCACGTTGTTCTCGTCGTACGACCAGCAAACCGTCGACACGCATTTCCTCTGGATGCAGCAGAACGGCTGCGACACCGCCGCGTTGCAGCGGTTCAACCCGAACAGCTCCGAAGGTGCCACCCGCGACGCGATGGCCGCGAAAGTGCGTAGCGCGGCCGAATCGCACGGGCGGAAGTTCTACATCATGTACGACGTCACCGGCTGGGCGAACATGCAGCCGGAGATCAAGACCGACTGGACGGCGAAGATGTCCGCCCACACGGCCTCTCCGGCCTACGCCCGGCAGAACGGCAAGCCGGTGGTCTGCATCTGGGGGTTCGGCTACAACGACGCGAACCACCCTTGGGATGCCGCGGCTTGCCTTGATGTCGTGAACTGGTTCAAGGGCCAGGGCTGCTACGTGATCGGCGGTGTCCCGCGCGAGTGGCGGAGCGGTACCGGCGGCTCGCGCCCGGGCTTTTCGGACGTTTACCACGCGTTCGACATGATCTCGCCGTGGATGGTCGGCGCGATCGGCACCGCGGCGGACTCGGACTGGATGTACACCAACATGAACGTCCCCGACGTCGCGGAGTGCGCCGCCCACGGCATCGACTACCAGCCGTGCGTGCTGCCCGGCGACGTCTCGGCGCGCCAGCGTGCACACGGCGACTTCATGTGGCGCCAGTTCTACAACATGATCCGCGCCGGCGCGCAGGGTCTCTACATCTCGATGTTCGACGAATACGGTGAAGGCAACCAGATCGCCAAGACGGCGGAGAACGCGTCGATGACGCCGGCCGGTTCCGGCCTGCTCGCCCTCGACGAGGACGGCACGCCCTGTTCGTCCGACTACTACTTGCGCCTCACCGCCGACGGCGGCCGGATGCTGAAAGGCCAGCTGCCGCTGACCGCGGTCCGGCCGACCTCACCCGGGCTGCCCACCAACAGCGGCACGGACCTGGCCAGGGGCCGGGCCACCACCGAAAGCAGCCACACCCAGGGCTACTCCTCGGGCAACGCCGTCGACGGGAATTCCGGTACCTACTGGGAAAGCACCAACAAGGCGTTCCCGCAATGGATCCAGGTCGACCTCGGCGTCGTGACCGCAGTCAGCCGGATCGTCCTGGGCCTGCCGCCCGTGAGTGCCTGGGCCGCCCGCACCCAGACCCTCTCGATCTCGGGATCCGCGAACGGCGGCACCTTCACCACGCTGGCCGGCCCGGCCGGGTACACCTTCGACCCGGCCCGCGGCAACAGCGTCACGGTCGGCGTGCCCAGCACGAACACGCGTTATGTCCGCATCACCTTCACCGCCAACACCGGCTGGCCCGCGGGGCAGCTCGCGCAGTTCGAGGTCTACGCCTGA
- a CDS encoding right-handed parallel beta-helix repeat-containing protein, producing MIKLLAALSLAGQLVHPAATTISVATATQLSAALSAAKPGDTIVLADGDYSGAFVATKPGTASAPITLTGSAKAVLHDPLFNPGDTDCPSGQTGYGLWLQGASYWNLKGFTVKDSKKGIVLDGAQHVTIDGVTVHDVGAEAVHFRKSSAYGTIKNSTITNTGKEQPGYGEGVYLGSANSNWECYGANGGQSPDGGNYIQVLDNKIGPGVAAEAIDIKEGTHDGLISGNTLDGTGEKNQNSADSTIDVKGDNYTITGNKISNGYLDGIQTHNVWEKTGCGNTFTKNTFVVTNKSGWGINSTNQSDCVSQNKPNVIGASNTATGGKGVSKTPVTPGT from the coding sequence ATGATCAAGCTACTCGCGGCGTTGTCCCTGGCCGGGCAGCTCGTGCACCCCGCGGCGACGACGATCAGCGTCGCCACCGCCACCCAGCTCTCCGCAGCGCTGTCCGCGGCGAAGCCGGGCGACACGATCGTGCTGGCCGACGGCGACTACAGCGGCGCGTTCGTGGCGACCAAGCCCGGCACCGCGTCCGCGCCGATCACCCTGACCGGCAGCGCCAAGGCCGTCCTGCACGACCCGCTGTTCAACCCCGGCGACACCGACTGCCCGTCCGGCCAGACCGGCTACGGGCTGTGGCTGCAGGGCGCGAGCTACTGGAACCTCAAGGGCTTCACGGTCAAGGACTCGAAGAAAGGCATCGTGCTCGACGGCGCCCAGCACGTCACCATCGACGGCGTCACCGTGCACGACGTCGGCGCCGAGGCCGTGCACTTCCGCAAGAGCAGCGCCTACGGCACCATCAAGAACTCCACCATCACCAACACCGGCAAGGAACAACCCGGCTACGGCGAGGGCGTCTACCTCGGCTCGGCCAACAGCAACTGGGAATGCTACGGCGCCAACGGCGGCCAGTCGCCCGACGGCGGCAACTACATCCAGGTGCTCGACAACAAAATCGGCCCCGGCGTCGCCGCCGAGGCCATCGACATCAAGGAAGGCACCCACGACGGCCTGATCTCCGGCAACACCCTCGACGGCACGGGCGAGAAGAACCAGAACTCGGCCGACTCCACCATCGACGTCAAGGGCGACAACTACACCATCACCGGCAACAAGATCAGCAACGGCTACCTCGACGGGATCCAGACCCACAACGTGTGGGAGAAAACCGGCTGTGGCAACACGTTCACCAAGAACACCTTCGTGGTGACCAACAAGTCGGGCTGGGGCATCAACTCGACGAACCAGAGCGACTGCGTGTCCCAGAACAAGCCGAACGTGATCGGCGCATCGAACACCGCCACCGGCGGCAAGGGGGTGTCCAAGACCCCCGTCACCCCCGGTACCTGA
- a CDS encoding helix-turn-helix domain-containing protein, producing MALPREYTNQACSMVRALEIVGERWTLLIVRDAFFGVRRFSDFVEHLGIPRAVLTERLEFLIGEGVLERVPGPGKRSEYTLTAKGRELWPVIRALVAWGDQHYAPAGRRRVFVHAGCDGEVAQSGTCQRCGDPVTPAETVMTPGPGLPPPPEHSQVSAILSQPRPLLQPIH from the coding sequence ATGGCGCTGCCCCGCGAGTACACGAACCAAGCCTGTTCGATGGTCCGCGCACTGGAGATCGTCGGCGAGCGCTGGACACTGCTGATCGTCCGCGACGCCTTCTTCGGCGTCCGCCGCTTCAGCGATTTCGTCGAGCACCTCGGCATCCCGCGCGCGGTCCTGACCGAACGGCTCGAGTTCCTCATCGGCGAAGGCGTGCTGGAGCGCGTGCCGGGACCAGGCAAGCGAAGCGAGTACACGCTGACGGCAAAGGGACGAGAGCTCTGGCCCGTCATCCGCGCCTTGGTCGCCTGGGGCGACCAACACTACGCGCCAGCCGGACGCCGCCGCGTGTTCGTCCACGCGGGATGCGACGGCGAAGTCGCGCAGTCGGGGACCTGCCAGCGATGCGGCGACCCGGTGACGCCCGCCGAGACGGTGATGACGCCGGGCCCGGGATTGCCGCCACCCCCGGAACACAGCCAGGTCAGCGCGATCCTCTCCCAGCCGCGTCCCCTTCTGCAGCCCATCCACTGA
- a CDS encoding MFS transporter, translating into MASRPGAVLVASGGATLLALFVFTAPLSIVPAVAGGLGAGAVATSWILSSMSLGLAVALLPAGAIGDDFGRRRVFVAGAVVTAAGSVLCAVAPGPLTFIGGRVVEGLGSAALIACGLAVLGPAFPDAAGRARATGLWGACLGAGIATGPLAGAALDHHWRVLYVVIAGLALGVAALGRVLLAESESDRVRTVDLPGALLLGGGLAALLAALTEGRQSWTSPLELALIAAAVVLLTAFFTHQNRSGGGMLDLTLFRRPALVSATTGAFVAGAGVTALMAFLCTMLENGLALSPFTSALVVLAWSATSVVSAVLTRRLPAAFSGGARLSAGLVVVAAGLVPLAFATPAVAPASLLPGLVVAGVGTGVVNASLGREAVASVPPDRTGMGSGINNTSRYVGAALGVTVVSVLAVHPSPAGLTAGWNTAVGVGIAVSLVGAAAIAALTVRAKRVTATAAPTA; encoded by the coding sequence ATGGCCAGCCGTCCCGGAGCCGTCCTCGTCGCGTCCGGCGGCGCCACGCTGCTCGCGCTCTTCGTCTTCACCGCGCCCCTGTCGATCGTCCCGGCGGTGGCGGGCGGCCTCGGCGCCGGCGCGGTCGCGACCTCGTGGATCCTCAGCTCGATGAGCCTCGGGCTGGCCGTCGCGCTGCTGCCGGCCGGCGCGATCGGCGACGACTTCGGACGGCGGCGCGTCTTCGTCGCCGGCGCCGTCGTGACGGCCGCCGGATCGGTGCTGTGCGCGGTCGCGCCGGGACCGCTGACGTTCATCGGCGGCCGCGTCGTCGAAGGCCTCGGCTCTGCCGCGCTGATCGCGTGCGGGCTCGCTGTGCTCGGTCCGGCGTTCCCGGACGCGGCCGGCCGTGCCCGCGCGACCGGCCTGTGGGGTGCCTGCCTGGGCGCGGGCATCGCGACCGGCCCGCTGGCCGGCGCGGCACTCGACCACCACTGGCGCGTGCTCTACGTCGTGATCGCGGGCCTGGCGCTCGGCGTCGCCGCACTCGGCCGGGTCCTGCTGGCGGAGTCGGAGTCGGACCGCGTCCGGACGGTAGACCTACCGGGCGCGCTGCTGCTCGGCGGCGGTCTCGCGGCGCTGCTGGCCGCGCTCACCGAAGGCAGGCAGAGTTGGACGAGCCCCCTGGAGCTGGCTCTGATCGCGGCGGCGGTCGTGCTGCTCACAGCGTTCTTCACCCACCAGAACCGCTCCGGCGGCGGCATGCTCGACCTGACGCTCTTCCGCCGCCCGGCCCTGGTGTCGGCGACGACGGGCGCGTTCGTGGCGGGCGCCGGGGTCACCGCGCTGATGGCGTTCCTCTGCACCATGCTCGAAAACGGCCTGGCGCTGAGCCCGTTCACCTCGGCCCTGGTGGTGCTCGCCTGGTCGGCGACGAGCGTGGTCTCGGCGGTGCTGACGCGCCGCCTCCCCGCGGCGTTTTCCGGCGGTGCGCGACTGAGCGCCGGCCTGGTCGTGGTGGCGGCGGGCCTGGTGCCGCTGGCGTTCGCCACCCCCGCCGTGGCGCCGGCGTCCCTGCTGCCGGGCCTGGTGGTGGCCGGGGTCGGGACGGGCGTGGTGAACGCGTCCTTGGGGCGCGAGGCGGTGGCGAGCGTGCCGCCGGACCGGACTGGGATGGGCAGCGGCATCAACAACACGAGCCGCTACGTCGGCGCGGCGCTCGGCGTCACGGTGGTCAGCGTGCTGGCCGTCCACCCGTCCCCGGCCGGCTTGACCGCGGGGTGGAACACCGCGGTCGGGGTGGGCATCGCGGTGTCGCTGGTCGGGGCGGCGGCGATCGCGGCGCTGACGGTCCGGGCGAAGCGCGTCACGGCAACGGCGGCGCCGACTGCCTGA
- a CDS encoding TetR/AcrR family transcriptional regulator: MGARSDAKVKMVQAAKQLMRERGYHATAFSDVLKLSGTPRGSVYFHFPDGKTQLAAEAVEAHAREQVDIIDRAAEQAASAAELVERYVDLGRDGMAASGYSRGCAIAPLVTEGATQESADLGETGRRAFSEMIDRLAFHFMTFGVEQAAARALADAVIAGVEGAMITSRARRSPAPYDAVKMTLADFATRAPRSRRAGR, translated from the coding sequence GTGGGTGCGCGCTCGGACGCCAAGGTGAAGATGGTCCAAGCGGCCAAGCAGCTCATGCGAGAGCGGGGCTACCACGCGACGGCGTTCTCCGACGTGCTCAAGCTCAGCGGGACGCCCCGCGGCTCGGTGTACTTCCACTTCCCCGACGGCAAAACGCAACTGGCGGCGGAGGCGGTCGAGGCCCACGCGCGGGAGCAGGTCGACATCATCGACCGCGCGGCGGAGCAGGCCGCCTCGGCGGCCGAACTGGTTGAACGCTACGTAGACCTCGGCCGCGACGGCATGGCGGCGAGCGGCTACTCCCGGGGCTGCGCGATCGCGCCCCTCGTGACCGAAGGCGCGACGCAGGAGTCGGCGGACCTCGGCGAAACCGGCCGGCGAGCATTCTCGGAGATGATCGACCGGCTCGCGTTCCACTTCATGACCTTCGGCGTCGAGCAGGCGGCGGCTCGCGCTCTCGCCGACGCCGTGATCGCCGGGGTGGAAGGGGCGATGATCACCTCGCGGGCTCGCCGCAGCCCCGCCCCCTACGACGCGGTCAAGATGACACTGGCCGACTTCGCGACACGGGCGCCTCGCTCGCGTCGCGCCGGACGATGA
- a CDS encoding patatin-like phospholipase family protein yields the protein MTAPRSMTALVLGGGGPAGVAWTSALLHELVSGGLPAAESDVVLGTSAGSVAGAWLTMRPGGLPTLPQRMLDRAGWHARNTESGYGDRDLLRRVVAGSTHDAESARGIGQAAIAAIPPISVDQAEGLWRATLPEGPWPDRLRVTSVNAGTGAAKAWSAADGVPLAAAVACSTAAPGAAPPVTLADSVWVDGAVRSGTNADLVRDVGSAARGRVLVLAPLPNDGLAREEAVLVEHGYRVTVITAEPFYETIADLMNPRFVKVAEAAGAQRARAVAAELAVWWNA from the coding sequence ATGACCGCCCCGCGGTCGATGACCGCGCTCGTGCTGGGTGGCGGCGGCCCCGCCGGTGTCGCATGGACGTCCGCCTTGCTACACGAACTTGTCTCCGGCGGACTGCCTGCGGCCGAGTCCGACGTGGTGCTGGGCACCTCGGCCGGGTCGGTGGCCGGCGCCTGGCTCACGATGCGGCCCGGCGGCCTCCCGACCTTGCCCCAGCGGATGCTCGATCGGGCCGGATGGCATGCGCGCAACACCGAATCCGGCTACGGCGACCGGGATCTTCTGCGCCGGGTCGTCGCCGGGTCCACCCATGACGCCGAATCCGCCCGGGGTATCGGTCAGGCGGCGATCGCCGCCATCCCGCCGATCTCCGTGGACCAGGCCGAAGGGTTGTGGCGCGCGACGCTGCCCGAAGGTCCGTGGCCGGATCGGCTCAGGGTGACGTCGGTGAACGCCGGCACCGGGGCGGCCAAGGCCTGGTCGGCGGCCGACGGCGTCCCGCTCGCGGCCGCCGTGGCGTGCTCCACCGCGGCGCCCGGCGCCGCGCCCCCGGTGACACTTGCCGATTCGGTCTGGGTCGACGGCGCGGTTCGGTCCGGCACCAACGCCGACTTGGTTCGCGACGTCGGCTCGGCCGCTCGTGGCCGGGTACTCGTGCTGGCTCCCCTGCCGAACGACGGCCTCGCCCGCGAGGAGGCCGTCCTCGTCGAGCACGGTTACCGCGTCACGGTGATCACCGCCGAGCCGTTCTACGAGACGATCGCGGACCTGATGAACCCCCGGTTCGTGAAAGTCGCCGAAGCGGCCGGCGCGCAGCGAGCGCGTGCGGTCGCGGCGGAGCTGGCCGTGTGGTGGAACGCCTGA
- a CDS encoding SDR family oxidoreductase, producing MSSVLITGASKGIGRAIAVELAARGHRVVATARRPEMLVDLPVDQRLRLDVTDQDSVDRAIRDAGDIDVLVSNAGATVRAPLESVPLAEIENLFQLNTLGALRVAQGVLPQMRERGAGRLVFVSSVQGRVVLPIIAPYGASKWALEAIAEGLALEVGHFGVRVSIVQPGAVATDGAAGAKSFFGDDDPYLPLLGQLGVLRGEVIAPEEVATAVADTIEHADPPLRVPVGAPAEQLLKARKEAPEAVPFLPAELDW from the coding sequence ATGTCATCCGTGCTCATCACCGGCGCGTCCAAGGGCATCGGCCGCGCCATCGCCGTCGAGCTGGCGGCCAGGGGCCACCGGGTGGTCGCCACTGCCCGGCGGCCGGAAATGCTGGTCGATCTGCCCGTCGACCAGCGGCTACGGCTCGACGTGACCGACCAGGACAGTGTCGACCGGGCTATCCGGGACGCCGGTGACATCGACGTCCTGGTCAGCAACGCCGGCGCGACCGTGCGCGCCCCGCTCGAAAGCGTCCCGCTCGCCGAGATCGAGAACCTCTTCCAGCTCAACACTCTGGGCGCGCTGCGGGTGGCGCAAGGAGTGTTGCCGCAGATGCGGGAACGGGGCGCGGGGCGGCTGGTGTTCGTCTCCAGCGTCCAGGGCCGGGTCGTGCTGCCGATCATCGCCCCCTACGGAGCCAGCAAATGGGCGCTGGAGGCCATCGCCGAAGGACTGGCATTGGAGGTCGGCCACTTCGGCGTGCGGGTGAGCATCGTCCAGCCCGGGGCGGTGGCCACGGACGGCGCCGCCGGAGCCAAGTCGTTCTTCGGCGATGACGACCCCTACCTCCCCCTGCTCGGTCAGCTCGGTGTCCTGCGCGGCGAGGTCATCGCGCCGGAAGAAGTCGCCACCGCGGTGGCCGACACGATCGAGCACGCCGATCCCCCACTGCGCGTGCCCGTCGGCGCGCCGGCCGAGCAGCTCCTGAAGGCCCGCAAGGAAGCCCCCGAGGCAGTGCCGTTCCTGCCGGCCGAACTCGATTGGTAG
- a CDS encoding non-ribosomal peptide synthetase — MDQAGTVPALVGQWVSRTPEAEAVADARTGASLTYAELWRRSGRFAGELAAAGVGRGDVVGVTAPRSPEFVVAVLGILRAGAAYLPVDPQAPPGRVATILGDAGVRVVAGPPAAGRPSLPVPDTGGGPEAPEIVLTGEDVAYVCSTSGSTGTPKGVLVPHRAVRRLATGARFCTLGPGDRVANTANPAFDATTFELWNALGNGATVVVLPTVAELPPPEWARLARADRVSAAFLTTSLFHAVAREHPAAFGFLDTLVVGGEQLDLGAVRAVLAHGAPGRLVNGYGPTETTTFATFFDCTPDSLAGLERIPIGFALQETTLAVVGEDGEPVAPGETGELLVGGAGVALGYLGRPDLTAQRFVPDETGAPRYRTGDLVRALPGGALELVGRRDRQVKLRGYRIELEEIEKVTAAVDGVAAAFVEKVGDGPSAWLAGFVLPAAGGGPGPAELSAALGRVLPAYMVPARWVVLDEVPLGPTGKADRAALLASLDRPAGEPVAEPAGDVLERAWREVLGVSGTPADANFLDLGGNSILAMQVASRVRRGLGIVLEPADVLLAESFGELATRVRELHRP, encoded by the coding sequence GTGGACCAAGCCGGAACGGTACCGGCGCTCGTCGGGCAGTGGGTGAGCCGCACGCCGGAGGCCGAAGCGGTCGCCGACGCGCGCACCGGCGCGAGTCTGACCTACGCCGAGCTGTGGCGGCGTTCCGGCCGGTTCGCCGGCGAGCTCGCGGCCGCCGGCGTGGGCCGCGGCGACGTCGTCGGCGTCACCGCGCCGCGGTCCCCGGAGTTCGTGGTGGCCGTGCTCGGCATCCTCCGGGCCGGTGCCGCCTACCTGCCGGTCGACCCCCAGGCGCCGCCCGGCCGGGTCGCGACGATCCTCGGGGACGCCGGCGTGCGTGTCGTGGCCGGGCCGCCCGCCGCCGGCCGGCCGTCGCTGCCGGTCCCGGACACCGGTGGCGGCCCGGAGGCGCCGGAGATCGTGCTGACCGGGGAAGACGTCGCCTACGTCTGTTCCACGTCCGGGTCCACCGGCACGCCGAAGGGGGTGCTGGTCCCTCACCGGGCGGTCCGCCGGCTCGCGACCGGGGCGCGGTTCTGCACCCTCGGCCCCGGGGACCGCGTCGCCAACACGGCCAACCCGGCCTTCGACGCCACCACGTTCGAGCTGTGGAACGCCCTCGGCAACGGCGCCACCGTGGTCGTCCTGCCGACCGTGGCCGAGCTGCCGCCACCGGAGTGGGCCCGGCTGGCGCGGGCCGACCGGGTGTCCGCGGCCTTCCTGACCACGTCGTTGTTCCACGCGGTGGCGCGGGAACACCCCGCCGCCTTCGGGTTCCTGGACACGCTCGTGGTCGGCGGCGAACAGCTCGACCTCGGCGCGGTGCGCGCGGTGCTCGCCCACGGCGCGCCCGGCCGGCTGGTCAACGGCTACGGGCCGACCGAGACGACGACCTTCGCCACCTTCTTCGACTGCACGCCGGATTCCCTGGCCGGGCTGGAGCGCATCCCGATCGGGTTCGCGCTGCAGGAAACCACCCTCGCGGTCGTCGGCGAAGACGGCGAGCCGGTCGCACCGGGCGAGACCGGCGAGCTGCTCGTCGGCGGCGCGGGGGTCGCGCTCGGCTACCTCGGGCGGCCCGACCTGACGGCGCAACGGTTCGTGCCCGACGAGACCGGCGCCCCGCGCTACCGCACCGGCGACCTGGTGCGCGCGCTGCCCGGCGGTGCCCTGGAGCTGGTCGGGCGGCGCGATCGCCAGGTGAAGCTGCGCGGGTACCGGATCGAGCTGGAAGAGATCGAAAAGGTCACCGCGGCCGTCGACGGGGTGGCCGCGGCGTTCGTGGAGAAGGTCGGCGACGGCCCCTCCGCGTGGCTGGCCGGGTTCGTGCTGCCGGCGGCCGGTGGCGGACCCGGCCCGGCGGAGCTGTCGGCCGCGCTCGGCCGGGTGCTCCCGGCCTACATGGTGCCCGCCCGCTGGGTCGTGCTCGACGAGGTTCCGCTGGGCCCCACCGGGAAAGCCGACCGCGCGGCCCTGCTCGCGTCACTGGACCGGCCGGCCGGGGAGCCGGTCGCGGAGCCGGCGGGTGACGTGCTGGAGCGGGCGTGGCGCGAGGTGCTGGGGGTGAGCGGGACCCCGGCCGACGCGAACTTCCTCGACCTGGGCGGCAATTCCATCCTGGCCATGCAGGTGGCGTCCCGGGTGCGCCGCGGCCTCGGGATCGTGCTGGAACCGGCCGACGTGCTGCTGGCGGAGTCGTTCGGCGAGCTCGCCACGCGGGTTCGCGAGCTGCACCGGCCCTGA
- a CDS encoding class I SAM-dependent methyltransferase, whose amino-acid sequence MQLNRFVTAEFHAAAERLRVPEMGTEVIARLLADLVCLHRPSRVLEVGMGYTTPFLAAALADVRDQVAAESAALAEKTSRHLAEHDELDDTWLNAAPALVTPEFHLRPYRPSLVAVDDLSIPESSAERVLGVLRELGLDDLVTVVNADIRDCAQRLPAGFAPIDFAWVDAWECLYFFDNFWEQINPDGGMVLMHYLLTYPEGEAIVRYISEFARTNPGELEVVNLLESQKLTQNSLTMIRRTGGTRKRRYGGPGGRVRYSPELRAAAEAHRDAVRS is encoded by the coding sequence GTGCAGCTCAACCGCTTTGTCACTGCCGAGTTCCATGCCGCCGCCGAACGCCTGCGGGTGCCGGAGATGGGCACCGAGGTCATCGCCCGGCTGCTGGCCGACCTCGTCTGCCTGCACCGGCCGAGCCGGGTGCTGGAGGTCGGCATGGGGTACACGACTCCGTTCCTGGCCGCGGCGCTGGCCGACGTGCGGGACCAGGTGGCCGCCGAGTCGGCGGCGCTGGCCGAGAAGACCAGCCGCCACCTCGCCGAGCACGACGAACTCGACGACACCTGGCTCAATGCCGCACCGGCACTGGTCACCCCGGAGTTCCACCTCCGGCCGTACCGGCCGTCCCTGGTCGCCGTCGACGACCTGTCGATCCCCGAGTCCTCGGCCGAACGGGTGCTCGGGGTACTCCGGGAGCTGGGGCTGGACGACCTGGTGACGGTCGTCAACGCCGATATCCGCGACTGCGCGCAGCGGCTGCCCGCCGGTTTCGCGCCGATCGACTTCGCGTGGGTCGACGCCTGGGAGTGTTTGTACTTCTTCGACAATTTCTGGGAACAGATCAACCCGGACGGCGGAATGGTGTTGATGCATTATCTGCTGACTTATCCGGAGGGTGAGGCCATTGTCCGGTACATCAGCGAGTTCGCCCGCACGAATCCGGGCGAGCTGGAAGTCGTCAACCTCCTCGAATCGCAGAAGCTGACCCAGAACAGCCTGACGATGATCCGGCGGACCGGTGGTACGCGGAAGCGCCGCTACGGCGGCCCGGGCGGCCGGGTGCGCTATTCGCCGGAGCTGCGCGCGGCCGCCGAAGCCCACCGGGACGCCGTCCGGTCGTGA
- a CDS encoding RidA family protein has protein sequence MRTELSNPATAPAPAGPYSQVARLDFGDGALLILSGQLALDDDNAAIVGEGDIAVQAERTLEVIGAILKAHGAGFADVVNIRTYLTDMADRAAYAQVRARYFTGDLPTSTTVAVAALFRPEALIEIEVTAVVRHR, from the coding sequence ATGCGCACCGAGCTCAGCAACCCGGCGACCGCACCCGCCCCCGCCGGCCCCTACTCCCAGGTGGCCCGGCTGGACTTCGGCGACGGCGCGCTCCTGATCCTCTCCGGCCAGCTCGCCCTCGACGACGACAACGCCGCGATCGTCGGCGAGGGCGACATCGCGGTGCAGGCCGAACGGACTCTGGAGGTCATCGGAGCCATCCTGAAGGCGCACGGCGCCGGGTTCGCCGACGTCGTCAACATCCGGACCTACCTCACCGACATGGCCGACCGGGCGGCCTACGCGCAGGTGCGCGCGCGGTACTTCACCGGCGACCTGCCGACCAGCACCACCGTCGCCGTGGCCGCCCTGTTCCGGCCCGAGGCACTGATCGAGATCGAGGTCACCGCGGTCGTCCGGCACCGCTGA